The Oncorhynchus kisutch isolate 150728-3 linkage group LG8, Okis_V2, whole genome shotgun sequence DNA segment aaaaaagctttttgtCAACACTGAGAATTTCTCCAAATGGTTAAAGGAAAatacatgaacagtgattaatagTTTGATAAATGTCATAATTTGAGAACAGAAAACAAATTAAACGGGAAAAATCGTTCGATACAGGTCATCTTAAGCCTAGCTTTTACAATTTTTTCTTTTCCGTTCTTTGTATCTTAAGTTCTGGATGTTTCAATCAGACAGATCAGActttatgttacagaatcgtgaaaaaaTATGCATTTTAAGGGTTGATAGTTGTCAGGATGGCCAAGCAGTCTAAGGCATCAGACTCAAGGTGGAAAGTCTTCCTGGATATATGAGTATTCAGTCTGATTGAAGGACAGGGATCAAATCCCTCTGTTGACATAGTGTTTTTCTATAAAAGTTGCTTTTTGTCAACACTGAGAatttctccaaatggtgaaatgAAAagacatgaacagtgattaatagTTTTATAGATGTCATAATTTGAGAATTGAAAAACATGAATCTGGAATAATCGTTTGATACaggtcatcatatgcctagtttagaattcaagtTACTCAAAttcctttaaaaaatgttttttactatatctttcattagcatttaacattttttgttttccATTCTTTGTATCTTTAAGTTctgcatgtttccatcagactaTCAGACTTTATGAAAAATTATATGAATTTTGAGGGTTCATAGTTGTCAGGATGGCAGTGTGGTTTAAGGCGCCAGGCTCAAGGTGCATAGCCTTACTGATTTTAGGGGTATTCTTGTCTCCCAATGGAGGCGAgggttcatatatatatatataaagttaaaaatgtatatattttaaatgtattagTCCTTTGTAAGTGATACACGTGATATACACCATCCAATGAAATACATAATTGCAGGCTCCTTCTCGACAATGAACCAACagtaagaaataataaaagataagaatacaaATATAAAGTAAATGGCCCAGAAGAAAAACTAGgcccacactgtgttgtttctGCTGCAATAATGTTACTGATGTGCTGTACTGAAATATTAtatttttaaaatgatataaatCTCAGATATGCAGAGGACATCCAGGAAGTTCTGTGGGCATAGCCTAATCATGGAAAGTGACGAACTCTAAAACCTTTGTGCGTTTAAGCAGCAAACTACATCTAAGAGGTATTGACAGCTGGAGGCTTGGAGCAGGGGGCGGGGCAGTGCTCATGCAGAGGGTAATTTAAAAAGCACACAGACTCAATCATATCAGTGAACTGTAGATTACACAGGCAGACGAGTGAGCATGAATTTTAAACATGGATCAATCATTTGTAAACGTCAATGGACAGGAGATAAGACAATGACGTCGACGGCTAACAGATACTTGGACAAAATCAACTGAACTCCGAAACAACAGTTTTAAAAGGCGTTCTAACTTCTGATGTGAATATGTTGATTCAGCTCACATTCAGGATGAAGATTTGAATCATGTTTGATACGCTTCATTTTTGTAGATACCATGCCTAATGCATCTACTGTATTTCTTATTGGGAAATATTAACGACAGCCTATAATGTAACTAAATATTTGTTTAAAATGAGTAACAACACTGTGACCGGGAGGATCATGATCCCGACTATACCGTCCATCATGTTTATTTTCGGTGTGGTGGGAAATGTCATTGCCATCGTGGTACTCTGCAAATCCAGGAAAGAACAGAAGGAGACAACGTTCTACACGCTGGTATGCGGTCTGGCGGTTACAGACCTTTTGGGGACACTCCTAGCCAGTCCCGTCACCATCGCAACCTATGTGAAAGGCTCGTGGCCAGGCGGGGAACCACTGTGCCAGTATTTTGGATTCATCATGCTTTTCTTCTCTCTAGCGGGGCTCAGCATTATATGCGCTATGTCCGTGGAGAGATACTTGGCGATAAACCACGCGTATTTCTACAACGACTATGTGGATCAGAGACTGGCGGGCATGACGCTTCTGGCTATTTACATCTCCAACGTGCTTTTCTGCGCTCTACCTAGCATGGGTCTGGGACAAGTCAAAAAGCAGTACCCACAAACCTGGTGCTTCATAGAGTGGCGGAGCAACGTGAGGACCGATGCCGCCTTTTCATATATGTACGCGGGGTTCAGTTCGATTCTAATTCTAGCCACAGTTATCTGTAACGTTCTGGTATGCGGTGCTCTGATTCGAATGCACCGGCGGTTTGTCCGGAAGATGTCATTGTGGACAGACCCCGGACGAAACACAGACCCGAGAAGGAGACGCAGCTTCGGGCATCTGGCCGGCGCAGAGATCCAGATGGTGATTGTACTCATTTGTACCTCAGCGGTGGTGCTTATATGCTCCATTCCACTTGTTGTAAGTTTCTCTTCTCACTTTGTgaaccattttatttattttcctattCGCAGAAAGGCCATTTTAAAACTTTGTGCGCACTGTTTAAATGTACGCACGAGTTGATATTTTACGCACATTGTGAATGTAAGTTAGAGTCCGTTGTTTTCTCATAGTTTATGTACATAGTAGTGTAATACGTGTTcttagtgtacaaaacaataggaacacctgatctttccatgacatagactgggccagtatccctgtggaatgcgttcgacaccttgtagagttaaTGCCtggacgaattgaggctgttctgatgacAAAggttgtgcaactcaatattaggaaggggtTCCTAATGTTCGTACACTctgtgtacactgagtgtacaaaacattaaggacacattcctaatattgaattgcactCGCCACTTTTGtccttagaacagcctcaattcgtccaGGCAttaactctacaaggtgttgaaagcattccacagggatgcgggcccatgttgacttcaatgcttcccacagttgtgtcaagttggctgaatgtcctttggtttgtggactattcttgatacacacgggaaactgttgagcatgaaaaaaacagcagcattgcagttctttacacagaccagtgcacctggcacctactaccatacccgttcaaaggcatttaaatctTGTGTCTTGccccttcaccctctgaatgacacacatacacaatccatgtctcaatttgtAAAAATCCTTGAAGTCaacatctcctcctcttcatctacaaattgtataactgccttcatttaGCTGAGCCCCAAGAAGGCAGcagctactggggatccataatacatacaaatacaaatctacactgattgaagtgacatcaataaggcatCATGAATCCTTTCACCtagattcatctggtcagtctgtcatggaaagatctggtgttcctaatgttttgtacacaaatTTTATTCTGCTTTGTGTACTAGCACTGACTTAGCTGATAAATTctttgttgagggaaaatgtacttgatatgtgatgtgttgttgtctcacctagctatctgacgatgaatgcactaattgtaagtcgcTTTGGTTGAGTGTCTTTTAAATGACTAAAAAGTTAAATATCacacacggtcacacacacacgccacacaaaTAAGCATCATTAgttatgtgtggtgtgtgtgttagttgtgtatGTTTTTACTGAGTGCCACACCTGGTGTTCCCCTTGGGCAGAATTCAATCAGATTAAATTACATTTCTCTTGCTGATGTAGGTGTCAAAAAACTGTATAAAAACATAAGCATCAATGTCAATTAAATTCAGCAGGGCAAAACAAAATCCCATTTATTCCCTCTCCTTTGCAGGTGCAAGTGTTTCTGAACCAGATTTATAAGACTCCGGTGGAGCTGAGACTGGAGAAGAACCCAGATCTACGGGCGATCCGCTTCGCCTCATTCAACCCCATCCTGGACCCCTGGATCTACATCCTCCTCCGCAAGGCCGTGCTCCTCAAGCTCATTGAGCAGATCAAGTGTCTGTTCTGTAAGATAGGAgcacagagacagcagagacagggaGCACAGAACTGCCACTGCATTGATGAACACCAGCTCCACTCCATCATCTCTTCACAAGAGTTCCCGTCATTGGTGTCCCGTGAGCTGAAGGAGGTGTCCAGCACCTCTCAGGTCATCCTCTACCTTCCTGATGGAAGCTGTCATCACACAGGAGAGCAGGTTGGGCTCCGCAATTCCTCTGTCCAAGACCCCCAAAGTTCTTATTTGTCAGAACAGAGAAGTACagaggatggggggagagaggtgacAAACCTAACCAGGGACCCCTCTGGTGTGGGAGGACAGACCACTCAGTCATGTGTGAAAGAACAGGCTCTTCATGTGTTGCTAAGTAATGAGACGGTGCAGGAGAAATGCATATAGATCTTGTGTATTTGGAATCCCATGAACGGTTACTTCAACAGCTTCTCTAAGACTCCTCATATTATTGTGAAGTTTCTGTGAGTCAGAGGGATGTCCACACATACATTGACGACACTGCCTTCAGACTGCCCAAGATGGCTTTTCAGACAGCTTCTGCTCTCCTAAGGGACTTATTCGGTTAGCGGAAGTGTTAGTGCCAACAGAAATAGATTGGCTCCCAGGATGACTAATTTGACATCCTCTAAAGACGAGGAATGGCACATTTAAACAATGTTGAAAAGCTTTTGGTAAGCCTGACAGGAGGAAGGacaaacaagagagagacaactgtgagagagagagaggatgtctgCTCCACTTTGATGTCAAGCTACCTCGACCAGAAACAtcaatatttgtttgtttttcctgTCTTCTCGCACAGGTCAGAGAGCAAGGCAGTAAGAGCAGAGCAGCTTCTCCATGGCCTAAAGGGGCATTGGCTGTACACTGTAGCTAAACAGTTTAACACTAGCTTCTTTCAATCATTGTACAAACTGTGAGTTAGTATTTAGAGTATTTAAACTACAATGATTGAGATGTACAGAATAGTTATTAGGATTCATTGAAAGGAATGTAGTATAGGGCCTGTCATTACGTTCCAAACTGCCATGATAACACCAAGGAAAAGTCAGTTCTCACAAAACAATGTCTGTAGAAGGTTTGCTGTTCAGAGATGCACTTCACTTGAATGTTTTGCATCACATAATAGCTTTAGAGAGTTAATGTATAGTGCAGTATTGTGTGTAATAACATTATCCATGTGTTGTCCTTCAGGTGAGTGAAATGAGTTGTGCCAACATGCAGGGTAGTTTGccaaactctgtatatgtatttCTATTACTCTGGTACCAGTTTCTGAACGTTTATCAGATTATCAGTAATTCACCTAAGTATTGTCATTGTCATTATTTAGTGACTTACGcaatcagcctggtctcatatacTAGTATACATAAACCAGGGACACCAGATTAGTATgacatgttatgtttggtatgattacatgagacagaaggttacttaaggaaAAATGAAAGGAGGGCGGTTAGTCTGCGTATAAAGCAAACGTCTAGCGCGAACGTCTAGCGCGAACGTatagcaaccgaaaggttgcggtgcgaatctcatcacggacaactttagcattttagataattagcaactttgcaccTACTTAGTatgttagctaacctttcccctaaccctaattttaaCCTAACTCATAAGCTTAACCCCTAGCCGAGCTaatattagccagctagctaacattagccagctaccTGAGATCAGGTTGATGTAATTTCTTCTCTATGAGAAGTTTCAAGTAATTCAATCCCGCCATGAAATGTTACAATAGCATAATATGAAAGGTCCTTGTCAATTTTTAAATATTATGTTCTGCCATATCTGTAAACCCCCTAAAATGACAGATGTTTTTCATTTTAAATCCAATATGCTTTTATTTTATCCACCCTAAATAAAATATTAATTTAAGCAATACattctaaaaatgaattcaaTTGATTAACAGTAATTGAGACCCATCTATTGTCTTCAAGGATTTGTGCATGACTCCATTTCCTTTGGACCACCTATGAGACTGAACGTGTGGATGTGCAAAACATCACGCACAAGAGTCAGTgtcatgcagtgtgtgtgtgtgtcattaaacTACATGTCATCTAAGAACAAGCGGAAATCATTTATGTAAGCAGGAAGGTTCTCAGACTCAGATTCCTGACAGAGTTTAGAGGTCATATTGTGACCCTGTTAGCACACAGATGCTACTGAAAGGTACAGGCCACTGCTTTCCAAGTTTACACAAGTATAATTGGCTAAACAAACCCTAACGAACTTGGGTCCAAGGCTGTTAACGATGAATTCAAGTTCAAACACGCAAAAAGAATCCCAGATCTACTACTTAgtaactgcacacacacacacacacacacacacacacacacacacacacacacacacacacacacacacacacgcgcacaaaaTATTGTGAGGCAGACTTCCCATAACTTGAATGAGGCAGAATCTTTCATAAAACAACAAGCGTCTATGGCTCCTATTCAACATGATTCAAGGTCCAGTGCAATCAACATTGAGTTTTTCCTTATATCATTTATCACCTGATAAAATTAACactgtaaaaaaatgtaaaatcagTGTTATTTACTGAtagtgtcacgttcgtcgtaaggatgagaccaaggtgcagcctTGGTAGACCTACATTATTACTTTTAATGAATGAACaccgaacaaaaacaacaaaacgaacaaaGGAAACGTGAAGCTACACAACCAGTTCTGACAGGCAACttaacatagacaagatcccacacca contains these protein-coding regions:
- the LOC109896145 gene encoding prostaglandin E2 receptor EP4 subtype, with protein sequence MSNNTVTGRIMIPTIPSIMFIFGVVGNVIAIVVLCKSRKEQKETTFYTLVCGLAVTDLLGTLLASPVTIATYVKGSWPGGEPLCQYFGFIMLFFSLAGLSIICAMSVERYLAINHAYFYNDYVDQRLAGMTLLAIYISNVLFCALPSMGLGQVKKQYPQTWCFIEWRSNVRTDAAFSYMYAGFSSILILATVICNVLVCGALIRMHRRFVRKMSLWTDPGRNTDPRRRRSFGHLAGAEIQMVIVLICTSAVVLICSIPLVVQVFLNQIYKTPVELRLEKNPDLRAIRFASFNPILDPWIYILLRKAVLLKLIEQIKCLFCKIGAQRQQRQGAQNCHCIDEHQLHSIISSQEFPSLVSRELKEVSSTSQVILYLPDGSCHHTGEQVGLRNSSVQDPQSSYLSEQRSTEDGGREVTNLTRDPSGVGGQTTQSCVKEQALHVLLSNETVQEKCI